From the genome of Bradyrhizobium elkanii USDA 76, one region includes:
- a CDS encoding sugar ABC transporter substrate-binding protein — translation MKTTKFWTILLAGVTLAAMPFAASAQEEGTKAGRELRAAYDKSLQGKTVAYLPIALGVPLSDEWGRVVQEEAEWRGMKYIVRDPNNNPSAMQQALTALVDQKPDVLIVQNPSVTLLMKDLKRAEAQGTHVIQVNMASNYKSGAFVGVDWREIGRMLANEAVKACGTGSGKSGKVQIVQGELTAAASVDQVGAIMEVLNKDPNIKVVSNQAANWDANTALNITATVIQQHPDLCASIGFWGIMESGAAQAIRNAGKIDDVKVFASGEGSQLDCDQVNSGNFSKFLSYKATEQGHDLMFAAETLLMSGDKPGTKNLSYYTRPIWIDKTNASLGGTCFALPKKN, via the coding sequence ATGAAGACGACCAAGTTCTGGACGATCCTGCTTGCCGGGGTGACGCTTGCCGCGATGCCGTTTGCGGCATCGGCGCAGGAGGAAGGTACCAAGGCCGGGCGCGAGCTGCGCGCGGCGTACGACAAGTCGCTGCAGGGCAAGACCGTCGCCTATCTGCCGATCGCGCTCGGCGTGCCGCTCTCCGACGAGTGGGGCCGCGTGGTGCAGGAAGAGGCCGAGTGGCGCGGCATGAAATACATCGTGCGCGATCCCAACAACAATCCATCCGCCATGCAACAGGCGCTGACCGCACTGGTCGATCAGAAGCCTGACGTCCTGATCGTGCAGAATCCGAGCGTGACGCTGCTGATGAAGGATCTGAAACGCGCCGAGGCCCAGGGCACGCACGTGATTCAGGTCAACATGGCCTCGAACTACAAATCCGGCGCCTTCGTCGGCGTCGACTGGCGCGAGATCGGCAGGATGCTGGCGAACGAAGCCGTCAAGGCTTGCGGCACCGGCTCCGGAAAATCCGGCAAGGTGCAGATCGTGCAGGGCGAATTGACCGCGGCCGCCAGCGTCGACCAGGTCGGTGCCATCATGGAGGTCCTGAACAAGGATCCCAACATCAAGGTGGTGTCGAACCAGGCCGCGAACTGGGATGCCAACACTGCGCTCAACATTACCGCGACCGTGATCCAGCAGCATCCCGATCTCTGCGCGTCGATCGGCTTCTGGGGCATCATGGAGTCGGGCGCCGCGCAGGCGATCCGCAATGCCGGCAAGATCGACGATGTGAAGGTGTTCGCCTCGGGCGAGGGCTCGCAGCTCGATTGCGACCAGGTCAACTCCGGGAATTTCAGCAAATTCCTCAGCTACAAGGCGACCGAGCAGGGTCACGATCTGATGTTCGCAGCCGAGACGCTGCTGATGTCCGGCGACAAGCCCGGCACCAAAAACCTGTCCTATTACACGCGGCCAATCTGGATCGATAAGACCAACGCCTCGCTCGGCGGCACCTGCTTCGCGCTACCCAAGAAAAACTAA
- a CDS encoding ABC transporter permease has product MSVQSPSRGVAVPAASSRLGAMFAKPSQEQIVLLITIALLIVFGLTLNGFATVSNLLNLLRSISILGVLGLGMGLIVISRGIDLSEVAIMAGSWAIALIYMQNGMPVFTAVLLALAIAVLIGVVNGVMVAFVEAPALFVTLAAGFVIYGLAFWIAPAWVVYAPKDAPGLMYLGAGRLFGIPVPILVFAACAIAMHLFLSRTSIGRFIYSQGDNPEAARLTGVALRPLIVLEHVLVAVLAWIAGLVWVGTTGSMQMAITQGAMIFDVVLVVVIGGISLIGGRGSVFSVVVGCILIGTLLNAFTIMDVNSEVQNIIKGVVLLAAIVLDNWLHPRDEETARQGD; this is encoded by the coding sequence ATGAGCGTGCAATCGCCATCGCGCGGCGTTGCTGTCCCTGCGGCATCATCTCGCCTGGGCGCAATGTTTGCAAAGCCGAGCCAGGAGCAGATCGTGCTCCTGATCACCATCGCGCTCCTGATCGTGTTCGGCCTGACGCTGAACGGCTTTGCCACCGTCTCCAATCTCCTGAATCTGTTGCGGAGTATTTCCATCCTCGGCGTGCTCGGCCTCGGCATGGGGCTGATCGTGATCAGCCGCGGCATCGACCTCTCCGAGGTCGCGATCATGGCGGGTTCCTGGGCGATCGCGCTGATCTACATGCAGAACGGCATGCCCGTTTTTACGGCAGTGCTGCTGGCGCTGGCGATCGCGGTGCTGATCGGCGTCGTCAACGGCGTGATGGTCGCTTTCGTCGAGGCGCCGGCGCTGTTCGTGACGCTGGCTGCCGGCTTCGTGATCTATGGCCTCGCCTTCTGGATCGCGCCGGCTTGGGTGGTCTATGCGCCGAAGGATGCGCCGGGCCTGATGTATCTCGGCGCCGGACGGCTGTTCGGCATCCCGGTTCCGATCCTGGTGTTCGCGGCCTGTGCAATCGCGATGCATTTGTTCCTGTCGCGCACCTCGATCGGCCGCTTCATCTATTCGCAGGGCGACAATCCGGAGGCCGCGCGGCTGACCGGCGTCGCGCTGCGGCCGCTGATCGTGCTCGAGCACGTGCTGGTTGCAGTGCTCGCCTGGATTGCGGGCCTGGTCTGGGTCGGCACCACGGGCAGCATGCAGATGGCGATCACCCAGGGCGCCATGATCTTCGATGTCGTGCTCGTCGTCGTGATCGGCGGCATCAGCCTGATCGGCGGCCGCGGCAGTGTGTTCAGCGTCGTGGTCGGCTGCATCCTGATCGGCACGCTGCTCAACGCCTTCACCATCATGGACGTCAACAGCGAGGTGCAGAACATCATCAAGGGCGTGGTGCTGCTGGCCGCCATCGTGCTCGACAACTGGCTGCACCCCCGCGACGAGGAGACCGCGCGACAAGGGGATTGA
- a CDS encoding LysR family transcriptional regulator: MHVRDVDLNLFVVFDAIYSEGGVSRACFRLNLTQPAVSHALSRLRAMFNDPLFVRRNHVMTPTPLARQIITTVRQALNGLETTLTHTHRFDPAQTPKRFVIGLRNNLEAPMLSALVNRISTVAPLVEIATVRSERNNLERELAAGTLDVAIDTLLPLSAEVRREQILTEHIAVFARRGHPELGSRLDKKAYLRMEHVCVTSRRSGLSFEDFQLQRLGLTRTVRLTCQNFATACHVVSRSNMLLTASESAASVLEDPGLLQCFPCPFPISPHVNYLYWHATAEDDTTNQWLREQLRAAAALLAGSRFSKKNRRAARTRPKVGGPIATSLAAE, translated from the coding sequence ATGCATGTACGCGACGTCGATCTGAACCTGTTCGTCGTGTTCGACGCGATCTATTCCGAGGGCGGCGTCAGCCGCGCCTGCTTCCGCCTCAACCTGACCCAGCCCGCGGTCAGCCATGCGCTGAGCCGGCTGCGCGCGATGTTCAACGATCCGCTGTTCGTGCGCCGCAACCACGTGATGACGCCGACCCCGCTGGCCCGGCAGATCATCACCACGGTGCGCCAGGCGCTCAACGGCCTCGAGACGACGCTGACCCACACCCATCGGTTCGATCCGGCGCAGACTCCGAAGCGGTTCGTGATCGGGCTGCGCAACAATCTCGAGGCGCCGATGCTGAGCGCGCTGGTCAATAGGATCAGCACGGTGGCGCCGCTGGTGGAGATCGCCACCGTGCGCAGCGAGCGCAACAATCTGGAGCGCGAGCTTGCCGCCGGTACCCTCGACGTCGCGATCGATACGCTGTTGCCGCTGTCGGCGGAGGTGCGGCGCGAGCAGATCCTGACCGAGCATATCGCGGTGTTCGCGCGGCGCGGCCATCCCGAGCTCGGCAGCCGGCTCGACAAGAAGGCTTATTTGCGCATGGAGCATGTCTGCGTGACGTCGCGGCGCAGCGGCCTGTCGTTCGAGGATTTTCAGCTCCAGCGCCTCGGCCTGACCCGCACTGTTCGCCTGACCTGCCAGAATTTCGCAACCGCCTGCCACGTCGTGAGCCGCAGCAACATGCTGCTGACCGCCTCGGAGAGCGCCGCCTCCGTGCTGGAAGACCCCGGGCTGCTGCAGTGCTTCCCCTGCCCGTTCCCGATCAGCCCGCACGTCAATTATCTCTACTGGCACGCCACCGCCGAGGACGACACCACCAATCAATGGCTGCGCGAGCAGCTGCGCGCGGCCGCGGCGCTGCTGGCCGGCAGTCGCTTCAGCAAGAAGAACCGGCGCGCGGCGAGGACGCGTCCCAAGGTGGGAGGTCCGATAGCGACCAGTCTCGCCGCTGAATAG